The genomic interval GCGTGATAATTGATTGGGTTCGGTCGCGACGAAGATTGAGCGCGGGGCGGCGTACCCAAGTGGTTAAGGGAGAGGTCTGCAAAACCTCCATGCATCGGTTCGAATCCGATCGCCGCCTCCAGTTATTTTTTCTCTTACAAACGTTTTTTTCATCAGCTTAGGGCGGGCCGCGGAGTGCTGGCACGCGCTTGCGCTCGAAAGGGGCCGGTTAAAATAAGACCTCCTGATGTTCGAACGTAAATTTGATAGGTTCGGCGCGCGATGAGTTACGCGTCAAATGCAGCGGCGTCGACGGTGCTGACACGCTGGCGACGATTTAATCTGTTGCTGATCAGCTTCGTCGCATGGGGCTTGGTGGCACTGAATGTCTACGGGGTCATCCATGCCGCAAGAGTGAGGTCTTGGTGCCCAGCGCCGAGCCGGTCATGGTCAAATTATGGATTCCTTTTTTCGGCGGCTCTGGTCGCGGTGCCATTTCTCTATCTGAGGTGGGTTCGGGGCTGGTACCAGCGGCATCCACCGATCGCATGGTTTAGCGCGCCGTGGTGGCGAAGGGCTGGCCGCAGGAGTTTGATCATTGCGCTTATTTTCATCGTTCCGTTTGTGAGCGGCGAGATCGTCGTGCATCTTATTGGGGGAAGCCTTTCGGCTAAACTCGCCGATAACTTTGTAGAGACCGATTCCACTGTTCAGAAATTCCGACCGCACCGCCAGTTCGGCGGGAGTTTCACGTATCAGAGCGGCGCGTGGCACGTCTCTTACAAATTTCGGGTAAGCACAGGTCAACCGGGGGATCTGATAATTGTCCATCTGGATCGCAAAGGTGCTCAGTGGAGCGTGTGCTGCTGGGAGTTGGAATCGCATTCCCACGTATCTTTCTTTACGGTAGCGGACGACAAAAGCGTGGAGGTAGCCTCCCCTGCGGCCAAACTCGCCGAGGACTTTGTACAGACCGATTCCGCGATTCAAACACTCCGAGCGCAGCCCCAGTTCCGCCCCGGTGGCGAGAGTTTCGACTATACGAGAGTTAATACTTGGGACGCCAATTACAAATTTTGGCTAAGCGGAGAGCCACCGGAGGATTCGATAACCATCAATCTGAAACGCAGAGGTACTCGGTGGCGGGTCTTTGGCTGGGTGTTGGATTCGCATTCCCACCTCACCTTTTTCAGGGTCGTAGACAACAAAAGCGTGCCGGTGGCGTGCTGGTGAATCCGATCGCCGCCTCCAGTTATCTGCCCGAGGCCATACGGTTCCTAGGGGGCGGGGGAGGACGGCAGAGCCAGGTGATGGTCGGGTTTTACCTGTAGCTTGACCAGGCAGGGCGGGCCGTCTTCGCCGTAGCAGAGATTACTCACTTCGCCTAGTTTTGGATCGGGGTCGTCGTGGGTGTAGCCGGGACATATCCAATGGCCGCCGGATCCGCGGTAAAGAGCGACCGTGAAATATCTGCCCGCCGCGAGATTGCCCGCCGCCGGATCGCCGCGCGACGAGAGAACGCGCGAGTTGACGATGTCGAAGCCGTCGTGCGCCGCGTCGGGCGAGTACTGCATGAAGAAAATCTGCCATTGCCGCCCGGGCCGCGCACTCACCTGATACTCCATCGAGCGATCGTACGAGAACACCGGCTTGTCGCGGCATAGCCACGGCCGCGCCTCCGCCGCAAGGGCGGGGCTTGCGATCAGCGTCGCAATCGCCGCCGCGGCGATCGAAACGTAGCGTCCGACTCTCGAAATCTTCATGCCTTTTTCACCCTTTCACTTTTGCCGGCCCGCGATCGCGATGATGCGGCCGACGATCTCGCCGAGGTCGGAGTCCTTGGGCGTGAAGACCGCCTTGACGCCAAGCTCCAGCAGCGCTTTGCGATCGGCTTGCGGGATTATTCCGCCCATCACGAGTGACACGTCGCTCGCGCCGCGATTTTTCAGCAGCGCGAGCGTCTCCCGCGCGATGGACATGTGGGCGCCCGCGAGGCTCGAGATCGCGAGCACGTCGACGTCTTCCTCGAGCGCGGTGGCAACCATCTGCTCCGGCGTCTGCTTGAATCCCGCAAGGACTACTTCCATCCCGGCTTGCATGCAGGCATGCGCGAGCAGTTTTATCGCGTTGATATGTCCGTCGAGGCCCGCCTTGCCGAGCGCGATGCGGATTTTGCGTGGCGCGACCGGGACCTTGAGCGTGCCGACGCTGACGCCGGTTTCGAGAATCGGCGGCGTGTAGCGGCCACGGCTGACGCGCACCAGCGAATCGGTCCATTCGCCGACGGTGCCGCCGGCGCGGGCGAGCTCGATAGTCGCCTCGACGAGTCGGCGGTCGCTGTCGTTGTTACTTGCGGCGGCGCGTTCGAGCGCCTCGCGGGCTTTGGCCACGGCGGTCTGGTCGCGCGCCGCGCGCCATTTTATTATCGACTCGATGCGTTCTTTTTCCTTGAGCGCATCCGCCGCGTGATCCGCATTATCTTTGGACGGGGGCGTGAGTCCGATTTCGCCGGTGAATGCGTTGACGCCGATTTGCACGATCTCGCCCGACTCGACTTTCCGGTAACGCTCCGCAAGTTGACGCGTCAGTTCGCCGCTGACTATTGAAATGGCGCGCGAGTAGCCGGCCGCGCGCAGCCGGATCGCGATTTCACGCGCGCGGGCCGCGGTCTCGGCGGTAAGCTGCTCGATAACCTTGCTGCCCTCGAAAATATCGCCATAGGCTGCGAGTCCCGTCTCGTGCATCAGCACCTGCTGCGTGCGCAAGCTGAGCGTCTGCTCGGATTGGTCGGGGATGGCGAGCGCCTCGCGAAAGCCA from Candidatus Binatus sp. carries:
- a CDS encoding methylmalonyl-CoA mutase family protein codes for the protein MPDRGKKARELREPWIIRTYAGFGDARQANERFLANLKQGQRGLSIAFDLPTQNGYDPDAPVARGEVGEAGVSICHWNDMERLFEGIPLQSINTSMTINATAPFILALYLVVAEKHGVPWTELRGTTQNDLLKEFVARGTSIFHPELSFRLSTGLIRFTVERVPNWNPINCCGYHYMESGAGPAEEIGYAFGNALLILDAIRPKLDPAAFEQTVRRISFFINSGIELVPEICKIRAYFKLWRELCSSEYGVDNVAFRAGCQVRSLTLTEPQPEVNIIRIAYEALPVVISADARVNALQLPGFREALAIPDQSEQTLSLRTQQVLMHETGLAAYGDIFEGSKVIEQLTAETAARAREIAIRLRAAGYSRAISIVSGELTRQLAERYRKVESGEIVQIGVNAFTGEIGLTPPSKDNADHAADALKEKERIESIIKWRAARDQTAVAKAREALERAAASNNDSDRRLVEATIELARAGGTVGEWTDSLVRVSRGRYTPPILETGVSVGTLKVPVAPRKIRIALGKAGLDGHINAIKLLAHACMQAGMEVVLAGFKQTPEQMVATALEEDVDVLAISSLAGAHMSIARETLALLKNRGASDVSLVMGGIIPQADRKALLELGVKAVFTPKDSDLGEIVGRIIAIAGRQK